Proteins found in one Vallitalea guaymasensis genomic segment:
- the yidD gene encoding membrane protein insertion efficiency factor YidD, whose translation MNVFKNISLKFIIFYRKFISPLKKPSCIYTPTCSTYAYEAIVKYGFLKGAWLSIKRILRCHPFHKGGYDPVP comes from the coding sequence ATGAATGTCTTTAAAAATATTTCATTAAAATTTATAATTTTTTATAGAAAATTTATTTCTCCTTTAAAGAAGCCATCATGTATTTATACGCCTACTTGTTCAACGTATGCATATGAAGCTATAGTCAAGTATGGATTTCTAAAAGGAGCTTGGTTAAGTATTAAAAGAATCTTAAGATGTCATCCATTCCATAAAGGTGGATATGACCCAGTACCATAA